One genomic segment of Mytilus galloprovincialis chromosome 5, xbMytGall1.hap1.1, whole genome shotgun sequence includes these proteins:
- the LOC143074956 gene encoding uncharacterized protein LOC143074956, translating into MMIKLVVLGMLAACAMAQFPMMGMGGFGGMDLKNIESMIPEGTFDMIKNMKPEDIKEAIKNMPPGMGDMLKGMGISEDQIKEAVNNMPEDMDMAAMFDQAKDKMGDLVDKSKDEMKSQLSNELSEIKEEKRKELEEAGIDLSGGVSGLMSQMIPEITEMFGEKLRAEGIDTDDREKLNEEVRKQMREFAGADEDDTDEQVKEKFMKGFLEEMKQNGFEIKSDDMAEGFQELKKQIVDELKDMGFEIEDEDVSNLPEMMKKMMKSGKFNPQMMMGMVAPMMQGPPMMGPMGPMGPPMMQGPPMGMRPPMEGPMRPPMGMRGMNLNLDIDINQRPQTPVVTPGYVQGAEDALLHALGDDSDVVRHVMAVKYGAETGTVMESDLHEILRDLMHYRLEARVLMAKNQMLRNRLYDVML; encoded by the exons ATGATGATTAAATTAGTAGTCCTAGGCATGTTGGCCGCATGCGCCATGGCACAAT TCCCAATGATGGGTATGGGAGGATTCGGTGGCATGGACCTGAAAAACATTGAGAGCATGATCCCAGAAGGTACATTCGATATGATAAAAAACATGAAACCAGAGGATATCAAAGAAGCCATCAAAAATATGCCACCAGGAATGGGTGACATGCTCAAGGGAATGG GAATCTCTGAAGATCAGATTAAAGAAGCCGTCAACAACATGCCAGAAGATATGGACATGGCCGCCATGTTCGACCAGGCTAAAGACAAAATGG GAGATCTCGTTGACAAAAGCAAAGACGAAATGAAAAGCCAGCTGTCAAACGAACTTAGCGAAATAAAggaagaaaaaaggaaagaacTTGAAGAAGCAGGTATTGACTTGTCCGGTGGCGTCAGCGGTCTCATGTCTCAGATGATACCAGAAATCACAGAAATGTTCGGAGAAAAACTTAGGGCCGAAGGAATCGACACTG ATGATCGTGAAAAATTGAACGAAGAAGTACGTAAACAGATGCGTGAGTTCGCCGGAGCTGATGAAGATGATACTGATGAACAAGTCAAGGAAAAGTTCATGAAGGGATTCCTTgaagaaatgaaacaaaatggcTTCGAGATCAAATCGGATGATATGGCTGAAGGATTCCAGGAACTCAAGAAACAAATCGTTGATGAGCTTAAAGATATGGGATTCGAGATTGAAgatg AAGATGTGTCCAACCTCCCAGAAATGATGAAGAAAATGATGAAGAGTGGAAAGTTCAACCCCCAAATGATGATGGGAATGGTCGCCCCAATGATGCAAG GTCCACCAATGATGGGACCAATGGGACCAATGGGACCACCAATGATGCAAGGTCCACCTATGGGAATGAGACCACCTATGGAAGGTCCAATGAGGCCACCAATGGGAATGAGAGGAATGAACCTGAATCTTGACATCGATATCAATCAGAGACCACAGACTCCAGTCGTAACCCCAGGCTACGTTCAAG GAGCCGAAGATGCTCTTTTGCACGCTCTTGGTGATGACTCTGACGTTGTTAGACACGTGATGGCAGTCAAGTACGGAGCTGAAACCGGAACTGTCATGGAAAGTGATCTCCACGAAATTCTCAGAGATCTCATGCACTA TCGTCTTGAAGCCCGTGTTCTGATGGCCAAGAACCAGATGCTCAGAAACAGACTTTACGATGTTATGTTGTAA